The region CGTGCTCGGATTGGACCAGTTATAATCGATTTGAATACCATCGTGATGTGGTTGTATTTATCATAAGGCTATGATTAACGGACAATAATTTTATTGTCCTTTTTTTTAACATTGAAAATGAAGCATTGACCTATTTTTCTTTAATTAATTATTATTTTTTATAGTTTACTTGTGTTTTGTGGCGAGTAATTTCCCTGAAAGATACTTTTTAACCGATAACAGACCTTTGGAAAGGTGTTTTTTTGTCATTCTTCCTCGCAACCGTTTACCCACCCGAGTTTAGCTGTGTTTTTATGGCTGCTGACCCTATTAAACGTCGAGAAGTGCAAAAATAAGAGAAAAAATGGCGCTTTGGCTAGACAAGTGGAGCACTCATCATTAAAATGCGCCCAATTTGCCAAAAATTGGCCTTGATGGCGGTTTTTGCATTGATTTAGATCGCGATATCTGAATTAATATGCAGATATTGTGATTGATTATTCCTCGGAGGGTGTTTTGATTAAGTCAGCGCTATTGGTTCTGGAAGACGGAACCCAATTCCACGGTCGGGCCATCGGGGCAGAGGGTACGGCAGTGGGGGAAGTGGTCTTCAATACGTCGATGACCGGCTATCAAGAAATCCTCACTGATCCTTCCTACTCTCGCCAGATCGTTACTCTTACTTATCCTCATATCGGCAATGTCGGCACCAATGCTTCCGACGAAGAATCCTCCGCGGTACACGCCCAAGGCCTTGTCATTCGTGATCTCCCTTTGATTGCCAGCAACTACCGCAGCGAAGAAGGCCTGTCAGAATACCTGAAGCGTCATAACATCGTGGCGATTGCCGATATCGATACCCGCAAGCTGACCCGCCTGCTGCGCGAGAAAGGCGCACAGAACGGCTGCATCATCGCCGCCGATTCACCGGACGCCGCGCTGGCGCTGGCCAAGGCGCAGGGTTTCCCGGGTTTGAAAGGGATGGATCTGGCGAAAGAAGTGACCACCAAAGAAGCCTACAGCTGGCAGCAGGGTAGCTGGACGCTTGAAGGCGACCTGCCGGAAACCAAGCCGGCCTCCGAGCTGCCGTTCCACGTGGTGGCTTACGACTACGGCGCCAAGCGCAACATCTTGCGCATGTTGGTGGATCGCGGCTGCCGCCTGACGGTAGTGCCGGCGCAGACCCCGGCAGATGAAGTATTGAAGATGAATCCGGACGGCATTTTCCTGTCCAACGGCCCGGGCGACCCGGAGCCTTGCGATTACGCCATCACCGCCATCAAACAGTTCCTGGAAACCGACATTCCGGTGTTCGGCATCTGCCTCGGCCACCAGCTGCTGGCGCTGGCCAGCGGTGCGAAAACCGTGAAGATGAAGCTGGGTCACCACGGCGGTAACCATCCGGTGAAAGATCTGGATAACGACTGCGTGATGATCACCGCACAGAACCACGGTTTTGCGGTGGACGAAAATAACCTGCCGGCCGAACTGCGCGTCACGCACAAATCGCTGTTTGACCACACGGTGCAGGGCATTCACCGCACCGATAAAGCGGCGTTCAGCTTCCAGGGCCACCCGGAAGCCAGCCCGGGCCCGCACGACGCTGCGCCGCTGTTCGACCACTTTATCGAACTGATCGAGACTTACCGTTCTAACGCCAAATAATCAAGAACATGTTTAGTCTCGTCGCGAGCGAAGGTCAGGCAAGGAAAAAATAGGCGAAAAAGCAGCGTTTACACTCAGTAAATGAGCATTTTGAGCCGGTTTTGACGAAGCATCACCGAGAGCAGCAGAGAGTAAACGGGTTCGAGGAGCGAAAAAATGCCAAAACGTACTGATATAAAAAGCATCCTGATCCTCGGCGCTGGCCCGATCGTTATCGGCCAGGCGTGTGAGTTCGACTACTCGGGTGCCCAGGCTTGTAAAGCGCTGCGTGAAGAGGGTTACCGCGTCATTCTGGTCAACTCCAACCCGGCCACCATCATGACCGACCCGGAAATGGCCGATGCGACCTACATCGAGCCGATCCACTGGGAAGTGGTGCGCAAGATCATCGAAAAAGAGCGCCCGGATGCGGTCTTGCCGACCATGGGCGGCCAGACCGCGCTGAACTGTGCGCTGGAGCTGGAACGTCAGGGCGTGCTGGCCGAGTTCGGCGTGACCATGATTGGCGCCACGGCCGACGCTATCGATAAAGCCGAAGACCGCCGCCGTTTCGACGTGGCGATGAAGAAAATCGGCCTGGATACCGCGCGTTCCGGCATCGCGCATAATATGGAAGAAGCGCTGGCGGTTGCCGCTGACGTTGGCTTCCCGTGCATCATCCGCCCTTCCTTTACCATGGGCGGCACCGGTGGCGGCATCGCTTACAACCGCGAAGAGTTCGAAGAGATCTGCGAGCGCGGCCTGGATCTGTCGCCGACCAAAGAGCTGTTGATCGACGAATCGCTGATCGGCTGGAAAGAGTACGAGATGGAGGTGGTGCGCGATAAGAACGATAACTGCATCATCGTCTGCTCTATCGAAAACTTCGATGCCATGGGCATCCATACCGGTGACTCCATCACCGTGGCGCCGGCGCAAACGCTGACCGACAAAGAATACCAAATCATGCGTAACGCCTCGATGGCGGTGCTGCGTGAAATCGGCGTGGAAACCGGCGGTTCCAACGTGCAGTTCTCGGTCAACCCGAAAAACGGTCGCCTGATCGTCATCGAAATGAACCCGCGCGTGTCCCGTTCTTCGGCGCTGGCGTCAAAAGCCACCGGCTTCCCGATTGCCAAAATCGCCGCCAAGCTGGCGGTGGGTTACACCCTCGACGAACTGATGAACGACATCACCGGCGGCCGCACTCCGGCGTCGTTTGAGCCGTCCATCGACTACGTGGTCACCAAAATTCCTCGCTTTAACTTCGAGAAATTTGCCGGCGCTAACGACCGCCTGACCACTCAAATGAAATCCGTCGGCGAAGTGATGGCGATTGGCCGTACTCAGCAAGAGTCGCTGCAGAAAGCGCTGCGTGGTCTGGAAGTGGGCGCCACCGGCTTCGACCCGAAAGTGAGCCTGGACGATCCGGAAGCGCTGACCAAAATCCGTCGCGAACTGAAAGATGCCGGTTGCGACCGTATCTGGTACATCGCGGACGCGTTCCGTGCCGGTATGTCGGTAGACGGCGTGTTTAACCTGACCAACGTTGACCGCTGGTTCCTGGTGCAGATTGAAGAGCTGGTGCGTCTGGAAGAGCAGGTTGCCGAATCCGGCATCAACGGCCTGAGCCACGAGTTCCTGCGTACCCTGAAGCGTAAAGGCTTCGCCGATGCGCGCCTGGCTACGCTGGCCGGCGTAGCAGAGAGCGAAATCCGCAAGCTGCGCCACGGTTATGGCCTGCACCCGGTTTACAAGCGTGTGGATACCTGCGCGGCGGAATTCGCCACCGACACCGCTTACATGTACTCCACGTATGAAGAAGAGTGCGAGTCCAACCCGACCAACGACCGTCCGAAAGTGATGGTGCTGGGCGGCGGTCCTAACCGTATCGGCCAGGGCATCGAGTTCGACTACTGCTGCGTGCACGCCTCGCTGGCGCTGCGCGAAGACGGTTACGAAACCATTATGGTCAACTGTAACCCGGAGACCGTCTCCACCGACTACGACACCTCTGACCGCCTGTATTTCGAGCCGGTGACGCTGGAAGACGTGCTGGAAATCGTGCGCATCGAGAAGCCGAAAGGCGTGATCGTGCAGTACGGCGGCCAGACTCCGCTGAAGCTGGCGCGTGAGCTGGAAGCCGCTGGCGTGCCGATTATCGGCACCAGCCCGGATGCGATTGACCGTGCCGAAGACCGTGAGCGTTTCCAGCAGGCGGTACATCGTCTGGGCCTGAAACAGCCGGCCAACGCCACCGTTGCCACCATCGAACAGGCGGTAGAGAAAGCGTCCGGCATCGGTTACCCGCTGGTGGTGCGTCCTTCCTACGTGCTGGGCGGCCGTGCGATGGAGATCGTCTACGACGAAATCGACCTGCGCCGTTACTTCCAGAACGCCGTCAGCGTATCCAACGACGCACCGGTGCTGCTGGACCGCTTCCTGGATGACGCGGTAGAAGTGGATGTCGATGCCATTTGCGACGGTGAGCGCGTGCTGATTGGCGGCATCATGGAGCATATCGAACAGGCGGGCGTGCACTCCGGTGACTCCGCCTGCTCACTGCCGGCCTACACCCTGAGCAAAGACATTCAGGACGTGATGCGCCAACAGGTTGAGAAACTGGCGTTCGAACTGCAGGTGCGCGGTCTGATGAACGTACAGTTCGCGGTGAAGAACAACGAAGTCTACCTGATTGAAGTCAACCCGCGTGCCGCACGTACCGTGCCGTTCGTTTCCAAAGCCACCGGCGTGCCGCTGGCCAAGGTAGCCGCACGGGTCATGGCGGGCAAGACGCTGGCCGAGCAGGGCGTGACGGAAGAAGTTATCCCGCCTTACTATTCAGTGAAAGAAGTGGTGCTGCCGTTCAACAAGTTCCCTGGCGTCGACCCGATTCTGGGGCCGGAAATGCGTTCTACCGGGGAAGTGATGGGCGTGGGCCGCACCTTCGCGGAGGCCTTCTCCAAGGCGATGCTCGGCAGCCAGTCAGGCATGAAGAAACAAGGCCGTGCGCTGCTGTCGGTGCGTGAAGGCGATAAGGCCCGCGTGGTGGATCTGGCGGCAAGCCTGCTGAAACAGGGCTTCGAGCTGGACGCGACCCACGGCACTGCGGTGGTGTTGGGCGAGGCGGGCATTAACCCGCGCCTGGTCAACAAGGTGCATGAAGGCCGTCCGCACATTCAAGACCGTATCAAGAATGGCGAGTACACCTATATCGTAAACACCACGGCGGGTCGTCAGGCGATTGAAGATTCCAAGCTGATTCGCCGCAGCGCGCTGCAGTACAAGGTGCATTACGACACCACCCTGAACGGCGGCTTTGCCACCGCGATGGCGCTGAAAGCGGATCCGACCGAGCAGGTTACCTCGGTGCAGGAGCTGCACGCTCGTATCACCAAGTAATTCAGTGATGCCGTAATGCCTGAGGGCGCTGCACATGCAGCGCCCTTATTTTTTTATCTTGTTCAGCAAATTTGTTGCCTTGAATTAGAAATTTCCGCTATCAATCATTCACCAAACTGTCACTCTGTGTGATTGGTATATGCTTGAAGCATTGGCAAGGAATGAAGGAACGACAACCCCCCATGATTCTGATTATTTACGCTCACCCGTATCCCCGGCATTCGCATGCCAATCACCGTCTGCTGCAGGCGGTAAAAGACATTCCTGACGTGGAAGTACGCTCGCTCTATGAGCTGTATCCTGACTTCAACATCGATATCAACGCCGAGCAGAGTGCGCTGGCGCGCGCCGACATGGTGGTGTTTCAACATCCCATGCAGTGGTACAGCCTGCCGCCGCTGCTGAAACTGTGGATCGACAAGGTGCTGGAGCACGGCTGGGCCTATGGCCATGACGGCGATGCGTTGGTGGGCAAAGATTGTCTGTGGGCGGTGACCAGCGGCGGGGACGAGCATCATTTCGAACTGGGCGATTACCCAAATTTTGCCGCGCTGGGGCAGCCGCTGCAGGCGACCGCACTCTACTGCGGCATGAACTGGCAACCCTACTTTGCCGTGCATAATACCTTTACCTGCAACGAACCGGCGCTGATTGCCGCCGGCGAGGCCTACCGCCAGCGTTTGGTAGAGTATCTGATGGAACACAGTGAGCCTGCGGATCAGGGAGTCGGCCATGGATAATCACAACATGATGATTGAGGGGCTGATCTATCTCGGATCGGCCGCGCTGTTCGTGCCGATTGCGGTGCGTCTCGGGCTGGGCTCGGTGCTCGGCTACCTGATCGCCGGCTGCATTATCGGCCCCTGGGGGCTGAAGCTGGTTTCCGACGCAGAGTCTATTCTGACCTTCGCCGAGATTGGCGTGGTGCTGATGCTGTTTATCATCGGGCTGGAGCTGGATCCTAAAAGGTTGTGGACGCTGCGCGCCTCGGTGTTTGGCGGTGGCAGTATCCAGATGGTGGGGTGTGGGCTGGCGCTGAGCGCGTTTTGTTATTTCCTCGGGCTGGACTGGAAGGTGGCGCTGCTGATTGGCCTGACGCTGGCGCTGTCTTCGACCGCCATCGCCATGCAGGCGATGAGCGAGCGTAACCTGACGCCGGCGCCGATTGGCCGCAGCTCGTTCGCGGCGCTGTTGTTCCAGGATATCGCGGCGATCCCGCTGGTGGCGATGATCCCTCTGTTGGCCAGCAGCGGCGCCACCACCACCCTGGGCGCGTTCGCGCTGTCGGCGGCGAAGGTGGTGGGCGCGCTGGCGATCGTGGTGCTGCTCGGCCGCTATGTCACCCGCCCGTTGCTGCACTTTGTCGCCCGGTCCGGCATGCGTGAAGTGTTCAGCGCCGTGGCGCTGTTCCTGGTATTCGGTTTTGGCATCCTGCTGGAAATGGCCGGGCTGTCGATGGCGATGGGCGCGTTCCTTGCCGGGGTGCTGCTGGCGAGTTCGGAATATCGTCATGCGCTGGAAAGCGACATTCAACCCTTCAAGGGCTTATTGCTGGGGCTGTTCTTTATCGGTGTCGGCATGTCGATCGACTTCGGTACTCTGTTCCACCATCCGTTGCTGATCGCTTCGCTGTTATTGGGTTTCATGTTGATCAAGGCGGCGTTGCTGTGGCTGATTGGGCCGTGGCTGGGCGTGCCGAAACGCCAGCGCGGCATGTTTGCCATTTTGCTGGGGCAGGGCAGTGAGTTTGCCTTCGTGATCTTCGGCGCCGCGCAGCTGGCCGGCGTGTTGCCGGCGGACTGGGCTAAATCGCTGACGCTGGCGGTCGCTCTGTCGATGGCGGCGACGCCGCTGTTACTGGTGGTGGCCGCAAGGCTGGAGAAAAATGCGCCGAAGGACGAACGTCCGGCGGATGTGATTGATGAAGAAAACGCCAGCGTGATCATCGCCGGTTTCGGCCGTTTCGGCCAGATTGCCGGCCGTTTGCTGTTGGCCAACGGCGTCCACACCGTGGTATTGGATCACGATCCTGACCACATAGAAACGCTGCGAAAATTCGGCACCAAAGTGTTTTACGGCGACGCCACCCGCGCCGATCTGCTGGAGGCGGCGGGCGCGGCACATGCCAAGGTGCTGATTAACGCCATCGACGACGTGGAAGCCAACCTGCAACTGACCGAATTGGCCAAGCGACACTTCCCGCACCTGAAAATCGTGGCGCGCGCGCGCGATGTCGATCACTGGTATCAACTGCGGCAGTTAGGGGTGGAAAGCCCGGAACGCGAAACCTTCGAAAGTTCGCTGCGCATTGGCCGAGAGGCGCTGGAGCTGCTGGGGTTGGACGCCTACGAGGCGCGGGAGAAAGCGGATACTTTCCGGCGTTACAACCTGCAGATGCTGGAAGCGATGATGGAAAATTACGAGGATACGGAATTCCGTATTGCCACCTTGCAACGGGCGAAAGAAATGCTCAGCAATGCCATTCAGCAGGATCAAAACCGGTTGGCTCAGGTACCGCAAACCGGCTGGCGCGGCAGTATCGACGGCAAGGCACCGGAAGACGAGGTGGTGGAAGCCAAGGGATAATCACAATGATATTGTTTACCCAAAATACGTGGTGCTGCGGCTAGGCGGCAAGTACGTGAATCCCCGGGAGCTTGGTGAGCCAAGTGACCGGGGTAAATGTACGCCGCCAACAACGCGGCAGCGACAGGTATGAAGGGTAAATTAGCTTAGCGCGACCTTGATGCCCAGCGCGATCAACATGCCGCCCAGCAGCTTGTCGACCACCTTCTGCGTTTTTTCCAACCCGCGACGCACCGGTCCGCTCTGGAACAAGAACACCAATACTGGCCACCAGACGGCGGACAGGCCCAGGATAATCCCCGCATACCACAGTTTTTCGCCCAGCCCGGAGTCGATCTGCAGCACCTGCGTGAAGACCGCCAGGAAGAACAACGTGGCTTTGGGGTTGAGCAGATTGCACAGATAACCCTGCACAAAAGCGCTTTTCAGGCTCACTTGCTGCTGCGGCAGGTTACCGACGTTCATCTTGCCGCCCCCACGCGACAGCAGCGCCTGAATGCCCACCCAGATCAGGTAGACCGCGCCGGCATATTTCAGCACGTTGAACAGCCACGGCGTAGTGGTGATCACCACCGCCAACCCGGCAACGCAGTAAGACATGTGGGTCGCGACGCCACAGATCACCCCGAAGGCGGTCATCATGGCAGCGGGCCGCGGATAGCGAGCGGCATTCTTGATCACCAGGAAAAAGTCCGGGCCGGGCGACAGCATGCCCAGGGCGGCAATGCCGGCGACGAACAGCGAAGTTTCAAGCATGGTTTGAGTCTCTGCACAAAAGGCGTAATTGCACCGATAATAACGCCGCTTCTCCTGATTAGCATCAACCCATTGGGATCCCGTTAGGCAATATGATGAACTTTTATTCAGGGCGCACCATGGGACACTATGAATCAAACCACAACGATAGAAATGCCGGAGCCGCACCGGCAACAACGTGAAATCACTCGCCTGTGCATTCAATGCGCTTTGCTGTTGTTGCAGCACGGCGCCGAAAGCATGGTGGTGGAACAGTTATCGACCCGGCTGGGCATAGCGCTGGGCATGGACAGCGTGGAAAGCTCCATTTCGGCCAATGCGGTGGTGTTGACCACCATCAGTCATGGCGAATGCCTGACCACCACGCGCAAAAATATCGATCGCGGCATCAATATGCAGATGGTGACCGAGGTGCAGCATATCGTCATTCTGGCGGAGCATCGGTTGGCGGATGCGCACGATGTCGCCAGGCGCTTTGCGAAAATTCGCCCACTGCGCTATCCGCGCTGGCTGGTGGTACTGATGGTGGCGCTGTCGTGCGGCTGTTTCAGCATGCTGAACGGCGGCGACAACAAGGCGTTTGCCGTGACCTTTATCGCCAGCGGCCTGGCGATGTGGGTGCGCCAGATGCTCACAGCCCGCCATATGAATCCACTGATAAACTTTTGTCTCACGGCGTTTGTCGCCACCTCGGTTTCCGGCTTGTTATTGCGGTTACCGACGTTCAGCGAAACCTCCACCGTGGCGATGGCCGCCAGCGTGCTGTTGTTGGTGCCGGGATTCCCGTTGATTAACGCGGTGGCGGATATGTTCAAAGGCCACGTCAATACCGGATTGGCGCGTTGGGCGATGGCCAGCCTGCTGACGCTGGCTACCTGTATCGGCGTG is a window of Serratia plymuthica DNA encoding:
- the kefC gene encoding glutathione-regulated potassium-efflux system protein KefC, giving the protein MDNHNMMIEGLIYLGSAALFVPIAVRLGLGSVLGYLIAGCIIGPWGLKLVSDAESILTFAEIGVVLMLFIIGLELDPKRLWTLRASVFGGGSIQMVGCGLALSAFCYFLGLDWKVALLIGLTLALSSTAIAMQAMSERNLTPAPIGRSSFAALLFQDIAAIPLVAMIPLLASSGATTTLGAFALSAAKVVGALAIVVLLGRYVTRPLLHFVARSGMREVFSAVALFLVFGFGILLEMAGLSMAMGAFLAGVLLASSEYRHALESDIQPFKGLLLGLFFIGVGMSIDFGTLFHHPLLIASLLLGFMLIKAALLWLIGPWLGVPKRQRGMFAILLGQGSEFAFVIFGAAQLAGVLPADWAKSLTLAVALSMAATPLLLVVAARLEKNAPKDERPADVIDEENASVIIAGFGRFGQIAGRLLLANGVHTVVLDHDPDHIETLRKFGTKVFYGDATRADLLEAAGAAHAKVLINAIDDVEANLQLTELAKRHFPHLKIVARARDVDHWYQLRQLGVESPERETFESSLRIGREALELLGLDAYEAREKADTFRRYNLQMLEAMMENYEDTEFRIATLQRAKEMLSNAIQQDQNRLAQVPQTGWRGSIDGKAPEDEVVEAKG
- a CDS encoding threonine/serine ThrE exporter family protein, which gives rise to MNQTTTIEMPEPHRQQREITRLCIQCALLLLQHGAESMVVEQLSTRLGIALGMDSVESSISANAVVLTTISHGECLTTTRKNIDRGINMQMVTEVQHIVILAEHRLADAHDVARRFAKIRPLRYPRWLVVLMVALSCGCFSMLNGGDNKAFAVTFIASGLAMWVRQMLTARHMNPLINFCLTAFVATSVSGLLLRLPTFSETSTVAMAASVLLLVPGFPLINAVADMFKGHVNTGLARWAMASLLTLATCIGVVMAMSLWDLRGWS
- the carA gene encoding glutamine-hydrolyzing carbamoyl-phosphate synthase small subunit — translated: MIKSALLVLEDGTQFHGRAIGAEGTAVGEVVFNTSMTGYQEILTDPSYSRQIVTLTYPHIGNVGTNASDEESSAVHAQGLVIRDLPLIASNYRSEEGLSEYLKRHNIVAIADIDTRKLTRLLREKGAQNGCIIAADSPDAALALAKAQGFPGLKGMDLAKEVTTKEAYSWQQGSWTLEGDLPETKPASELPFHVVAYDYGAKRNILRMLVDRGCRLTVVPAQTPADEVLKMNPDGIFLSNGPGDPEPCDYAITAIKQFLETDIPVFGICLGHQLLALASGAKTVKMKLGHHGGNHPVKDLDNDCVMITAQNHGFAVDENNLPAELRVTHKSLFDHTVQGIHRTDKAAFSFQGHPEASPGPHDAAPLFDHFIELIETYRSNAK
- a CDS encoding LysE family translocator; its protein translation is MLETSLFVAGIAALGMLSPGPDFFLVIKNAARYPRPAAMMTAFGVICGVATHMSYCVAGLAVVITTTPWLFNVLKYAGAVYLIWVGIQALLSRGGGKMNVGNLPQQQVSLKSAFVQGYLCNLLNPKATLFFLAVFTQVLQIDSGLGEKLWYAGIILGLSAVWWPVLVFLFQSGPVRRGLEKTQKVVDKLLGGMLIALGIKVALS
- the kefF gene encoding glutathione-regulated potassium-efflux system oxidoreductase KefF, whose translation is MILIIYAHPYPRHSHANHRLLQAVKDIPDVEVRSLYELYPDFNIDINAEQSALARADMVVFQHPMQWYSLPPLLKLWIDKVLEHGWAYGHDGDALVGKDCLWAVTSGGDEHHFELGDYPNFAALGQPLQATALYCGMNWQPYFAVHNTFTCNEPALIAAGEAYRQRLVEYLMEHSEPADQGVGHG
- the carB gene encoding carbamoyl-phosphate synthase large subunit, with translation MPKRTDIKSILILGAGPIVIGQACEFDYSGAQACKALREEGYRVILVNSNPATIMTDPEMADATYIEPIHWEVVRKIIEKERPDAVLPTMGGQTALNCALELERQGVLAEFGVTMIGATADAIDKAEDRRRFDVAMKKIGLDTARSGIAHNMEEALAVAADVGFPCIIRPSFTMGGTGGGIAYNREEFEEICERGLDLSPTKELLIDESLIGWKEYEMEVVRDKNDNCIIVCSIENFDAMGIHTGDSITVAPAQTLTDKEYQIMRNASMAVLREIGVETGGSNVQFSVNPKNGRLIVIEMNPRVSRSSALASKATGFPIAKIAAKLAVGYTLDELMNDITGGRTPASFEPSIDYVVTKIPRFNFEKFAGANDRLTTQMKSVGEVMAIGRTQQESLQKALRGLEVGATGFDPKVSLDDPEALTKIRRELKDAGCDRIWYIADAFRAGMSVDGVFNLTNVDRWFLVQIEELVRLEEQVAESGINGLSHEFLRTLKRKGFADARLATLAGVAESEIRKLRHGYGLHPVYKRVDTCAAEFATDTAYMYSTYEEECESNPTNDRPKVMVLGGGPNRIGQGIEFDYCCVHASLALREDGYETIMVNCNPETVSTDYDTSDRLYFEPVTLEDVLEIVRIEKPKGVIVQYGGQTPLKLARELEAAGVPIIGTSPDAIDRAEDRERFQQAVHRLGLKQPANATVATIEQAVEKASGIGYPLVVRPSYVLGGRAMEIVYDEIDLRRYFQNAVSVSNDAPVLLDRFLDDAVEVDVDAICDGERVLIGGIMEHIEQAGVHSGDSACSLPAYTLSKDIQDVMRQQVEKLAFELQVRGLMNVQFAVKNNEVYLIEVNPRAARTVPFVSKATGVPLAKVAARVMAGKTLAEQGVTEEVIPPYYSVKEVVLPFNKFPGVDPILGPEMRSTGEVMGVGRTFAEAFSKAMLGSQSGMKKQGRALLSVREGDKARVVDLAASLLKQGFELDATHGTAVVLGEAGINPRLVNKVHEGRPHIQDRIKNGEYTYIVNTTAGRQAIEDSKLIRRSALQYKVHYDTTLNGGFATAMALKADPTEQVTSVQELHARITK